Proteins from a single region of Desulfuribacillus stibiiarsenatis:
- a CDS encoding TAXI family TRAP transporter solute-binding subunit, translated as MFRSKKFTILITVLLVLSLAIVGCGGSKDAAPAPTPAPDQKDATPAGPDKSKWPKNLQLGAASIGGAYYVYAGGISTVLQEKVGIEVGVEVTDGPNHNIQLLEIGDMDLGLVTMGPAWEAWHGEEAWTGGKKHQNMRAIFPMYNTYSQWWASASTGIKSVQDLAGKKVGAGPKSGTAGTFHPRFLEIAGVNANLQFAGLSDLVSSHLDKQLDANSFASGIPVAGVMETASQMKDIVMFGVDGELRDEVVKKYPFWTPAQIPVSAYPDFLKAPVETVAIGNWAVAHKDLPEDLVYEIVKAIMENNDMMLQAHQAAAETKPEFAKDNTWLPMHPGAIKYFEEVGIELHPDVKK; from the coding sequence ATGTTTAGAAGTAAGAAGTTTACAATCCTAATTACAGTATTACTAGTGTTATCATTAGCAATCGTAGGTTGTGGCGGTAGCAAGGATGCTGCTCCAGCACCAACACCAGCTCCTGACCAAAAGGATGCAACTCCAGCAGGTCCAGACAAATCAAAGTGGCCTAAGAACTTACAATTAGGTGCTGCTTCTATCGGTGGAGCATACTATGTATATGCTGGAGGTATTTCAACTGTTCTTCAAGAAAAAGTTGGCATTGAAGTTGGCGTAGAAGTAACTGATGGTCCTAACCATAACATTCAATTATTAGAAATTGGCGACATGGATTTAGGTCTAGTAACAATGGGTCCTGCTTGGGAAGCATGGCATGGAGAAGAAGCTTGGACTGGTGGCAAAAAACACCAAAACATGAGAGCAATCTTCCCTATGTACAACACATACTCTCAGTGGTGGGCTTCTGCAAGCACAGGCATTAAGAGTGTTCAAGACTTAGCTGGTAAGAAGGTTGGTGCTGGTCCTAAGAGTGGAACAGCTGGTACATTCCACCCGCGTTTCTTAGAAATAGCTGGTGTTAATGCTAACCTACAATTCGCTGGATTAAGCGACCTTGTTAGCAGTCACTTAGATAAGCAATTAGATGCAAACAGCTTCGCTTCTGGTATCCCAGTTGCAGGTGTTATGGAAACAGCTTCTCAAATGAAAGACATCGTTATGTTCGGTGTTGATGGAGAGTTACGTGATGAAGTAGTTAAGAAATATCCTTTCTGGACTCCAGCTCAAATTCCAGTGAGCGCTTACCCTGACTTCTTAAAAGCTCCAGTTGAGACTGTAGCGATTGGTAACTGGGCAGTTGCTCACAAGGATCTACCAGAAGATTTAGTTTATGAAATCGTAAAAGCGATTATGGAAAACAACGACATGATGCTACAAGCTCACCAAGCTGCGGCAGAAACTAAGCCTGAGTTTGCTAAGGATAACACTTGGTTACCAATGCACCCAGGAGCAATTAAGTACTTCGAAGAAGTGGGTATTGAATTACACCCTGACGTGAAGAAGTAA
- a CDS encoding TRAP transporter permease, whose protein sequence is MTETEKKKSNAAAQPQMHGQFELKNGKIVLETNDEAEFSSHRILTGWLGRSISAIAIITAVFHLYTLIVAPMDQWLFRSLHVMFLSVLGFALVPGWKSAKAKIHFVDWLCIAASIATTAYIFIYFDELLYRMGVLPTTLDFIVALIGTVLVLELSRRTSGWSLTILASVFIAYAFAGPYMPGVLQHRGYSMERFFTYIFGTNGIFSVPISISSKYIIIFIIFSAFLQVSGVGKFFVEWAFSISGSARGGPAKVAVLSSALMGTMNGTSAGNAVATGSLTIPLMRKVGYNPKFAAATEAVASTGGQIMPPIMGAGIFIMAEMTGIPYQSIMVAGVIPAILYFWSAYLMVDKEACKLGLHGFDKTLLPDIKDVMMRSYMFLPVVMLFGMLAAGFSVIMAGFIAIVASLATSWLTKDNRMGLKEVLQALDIGVRGSIQLMAVCAAAGIIMGVIALTGVGLKFASMLLGIAGTSVFLALFFAMLISIVLGMGMPTTAAYAVAASVIAPGLIRMGIEPLMAHFFIFYYACLSSITPPVALAAYAACGISGSDPMRTSLTSFRLGIAAYIVPFMFYYAPAILLAGEAWEIALRSITAGIGIYALASAVQQWCFGNINRLEQAILLVTSFFLVTKNEVLDIVGLVALAFIIFLQYKKYGTLKYKNMKREDIHQGVSLSQ, encoded by the coding sequence ATGACAGAGACAGAGAAAAAAAAGAGCAACGCAGCCGCGCAGCCTCAGATGCATGGGCAGTTTGAATTGAAAAATGGGAAAATCGTTTTGGAAACAAACGATGAAGCAGAGTTCTCGAGCCACCGCATACTAACTGGATGGTTAGGAAGGTCAATTTCTGCAATTGCTATTATTACAGCTGTTTTTCACCTATATACGCTAATCGTTGCACCTATGGACCAATGGTTATTCCGTAGTTTGCACGTCATGTTCTTATCTGTGTTAGGTTTTGCGCTTGTACCGGGATGGAAGAGTGCGAAGGCAAAAATTCACTTCGTCGATTGGTTATGTATAGCAGCTAGTATTGCTACAACCGCGTATATATTTATTTATTTTGATGAATTATTGTACAGAATGGGAGTACTCCCAACGACGTTAGATTTTATAGTTGCACTTATAGGTACGGTTTTAGTATTAGAATTAAGTAGACGTACGAGTGGTTGGTCACTGACAATCTTAGCATCAGTGTTTATCGCGTATGCTTTTGCGGGACCGTATATGCCAGGAGTATTACAACACCGTGGTTATTCCATGGAAAGATTTTTCACGTACATTTTCGGTACGAATGGAATCTTCAGTGTTCCAATTTCCATTTCTTCTAAATATATTATTATCTTTATCATTTTCAGTGCGTTTCTACAAGTATCTGGAGTTGGTAAGTTCTTCGTAGAATGGGCATTCTCAATTAGTGGAAGTGCTCGTGGAGGACCTGCTAAAGTAGCGGTATTATCCAGTGCGTTGATGGGAACGATGAATGGAACATCAGCAGGTAATGCAGTAGCTACGGGTAGTTTAACAATTCCGTTAATGAGGAAAGTTGGTTATAACCCTAAGTTCGCAGCTGCAACAGAGGCTGTTGCGTCAACAGGTGGACAAATTATGCCACCAATTATGGGTGCCGGAATATTTATCATGGCCGAGATGACGGGGATACCGTATCAAAGTATCATGGTAGCCGGTGTTATACCAGCTATATTATATTTCTGGTCTGCTTACTTAATGGTAGATAAAGAAGCATGTAAATTAGGGCTTCATGGATTTGATAAGACGCTTTTACCAGATATCAAAGACGTTATGATGAGAAGTTATATGTTCTTGCCAGTCGTTATGTTATTCGGAATGCTTGCCGCTGGATTCTCAGTAATCATGGCAGGTTTCATAGCAATCGTTGCTAGTTTAGCTACAAGCTGGTTAACGAAAGACAATCGCATGGGTCTTAAAGAGGTATTACAAGCCCTTGATATTGGGGTTCGTGGTAGTATTCAGTTAATGGCAGTGTGTGCTGCAGCGGGTATTATCATGGGGGTAATCGCTTTAACAGGTGTTGGTCTTAAGTTTGCGTCGATGTTGTTGGGAATTGCAGGAACTTCAGTTTTCTTAGCGCTATTCTTTGCAATGTTAATCTCAATCGTACTAGGTATGGGTATGCCAACGACAGCTGCTTATGCAGTAGCTGCTTCGGTTATTGCACCGGGACTAATTCGTATGGGAATTGAACCATTAATGGCTCACTTCTTCATATTCTACTATGCTTGCTTATCCTCTATTACACCGCCAGTAGCGCTTGCTGCGTATGCTGCATGTGGAATTAGTGGATCAGATCCAATGAGAACAAGTTTAACATCATTCCGTTTAGGAATCGCGGCATATATAGTACCATTTATGTTCTATTATGCGCCGGCTATCTTATTAGCAGGAGAGGCTTGGGAGATTGCGCTGCGATCCATTACTGCCGGTATCGGAATTTATGCATTGGCTTCGGCGGTACAACAATGGTGCTTCGGAAACATTAACCGCCTAGAACAAGCGATTCTATTAGTCACATCGTTCTTCTTAGTAACGAAGAATGAAGTACTAGATATCGTAGGCTTAGTAGCTTTAGCTTTCATCATATTCTTACAATACAAAAAATATGGTACGCTAAAATACAAGAACATGAAAAGAGAAGATATTCATCAAGGTGTAAGCTTATCTCAATAG
- a CDS encoding CAP-associated domain-containing protein, with translation MKRFLLGMCSGIIFCVIIASTLIPLPTLLEFSAYAKHLRENKGGLEVLVNLVDRNSNNYTTFLKDVPEQVLVTPTNESIPNTNPFPTMANHSEKAKGLFGISIGSTEREVLDTLGTPNRIDLTPYGYTWWIYNDNYKYYKQIAIKDHTVVSLYSVSPTWEFNSIKIGMPVTEIQKIYSLKDSVSLDFEDANFLVHVKQSYDNKKYVAIDNQMAIEFYIDIHDNHKLSGIRISDYATFLATGGYSMEWSYYRNAPSFKALPLSANDFEIVNRAHERQILDITNAIRVRHQLQPLQWSGKVSDIARNHAHDMLTNGYFDHVSPTHGKLSNRFNRAKVGYRMIAENIAAGQQDAIEAVEAWMNSEGHRVNMLHKNYTHLGVGVIEKHYAQNFLVPY, from the coding sequence TTGAAACGTTTTTTATTGGGCATGTGTAGTGGAATTATTTTTTGTGTGATTATTGCATCGACCTTAATCCCCCTACCAACACTCCTTGAGTTTAGCGCTTATGCGAAACATCTAAGAGAAAACAAAGGCGGACTAGAAGTCTTAGTCAATTTAGTAGACCGGAACAGTAATAATTATACCACATTCTTGAAAGATGTACCTGAACAGGTGTTAGTAACACCTACGAATGAATCAATCCCTAACACAAACCCTTTCCCAACAATGGCAAATCATAGTGAGAAAGCGAAAGGTCTGTTCGGAATTTCGATTGGATCAACGGAACGAGAAGTATTAGATACACTTGGTACGCCTAATCGAATAGATTTAACTCCTTACGGGTATACGTGGTGGATTTACAATGATAACTATAAATATTATAAGCAAATTGCAATAAAAGATCATACAGTTGTATCCTTATATAGTGTGAGTCCTACATGGGAATTTAATTCTATTAAAATTGGAATGCCTGTAACAGAGATTCAAAAGATATATTCTCTTAAAGATTCTGTATCACTAGACTTTGAAGATGCGAATTTCCTCGTTCATGTTAAACAGTCGTATGATAACAAGAAGTATGTAGCCATCGACAATCAAATGGCGATTGAATTTTACATTGATATTCACGATAATCACAAATTATCAGGAATTCGCATTAGTGATTATGCTACGTTTCTAGCCACAGGTGGCTACTCTATGGAATGGAGTTATTATCGAAATGCACCGTCATTTAAAGCTTTGCCATTGTCTGCCAATGATTTTGAAATTGTCAATCGTGCTCATGAACGACAAATTCTAGACATTACAAACGCGATACGAGTGCGCCATCAATTACAACCATTACAATGGAGTGGTAAGGTGTCCGATATCGCGCGAAATCACGCACATGATATGTTGACCAACGGGTATTTCGACCATGTCTCTCCCACCCATGGCAAACTTTCTAACCGTTTTAACAGAGCGAAGGTAGGTTATCGAATGATTGCAGAAAATATCGCCGCTGGTCAGCAGGATGCAATTGAAGCTGTAGAAGCGTGGATGAATAGTGAAGGCCATCGCGTAAATATGCTGCATAAAAACTATACTCATCTTGGAGTTGGTGTAATTGAGAAACATTATGCGCAAAACTTTCTAGTTCCTTATTAA
- a CDS encoding pseudouridine synthase, protein MGLERIDKILTHLGVGTRKEVKKLCRLGNITVDGEMVRDSSEKVDPENVEIAVDGQVLEYKKYIYVMLHKPAGVVSATEDRQHTTVIDLLPEGFQVFEPFPVGRLDKDTEGLMILTNDGQFSHRVLSPKKQINKMYYVEVNRNIKDADFKRIEEGIALEDGYVTMPAVVSTIESLAPDKKANIPETFHSAYANQRFMLTIQEGKYHQVKRMVEAAGSEVVYLKRISVGNLVLDSQLAPGDCRELTEDEMEGIL, encoded by the coding sequence ATGGGATTAGAAAGAATAGACAAAATCTTAACACACCTGGGTGTAGGTACAAGAAAAGAAGTGAAAAAACTGTGTCGATTAGGTAACATAACCGTAGATGGAGAAATGGTGCGCGATAGTAGTGAAAAAGTAGACCCGGAGAACGTAGAAATTGCTGTGGATGGACAAGTATTAGAATACAAAAAATATATTTATGTCATGCTACATAAGCCTGCCGGAGTCGTCTCAGCGACTGAAGATCGCCAGCACACAACGGTAATTGATCTTTTACCAGAGGGGTTTCAAGTATTCGAACCATTTCCTGTAGGTCGCTTAGATAAAGATACGGAGGGACTCATGATTCTCACGAATGATGGGCAATTTTCACATCGAGTGCTTTCGCCGAAAAAACAGATTAACAAGATGTATTATGTAGAAGTGAATCGTAACATAAAAGATGCTGACTTCAAAAGAATCGAAGAGGGAATCGCGTTAGAGGATGGCTATGTAACGATGCCAGCCGTTGTCTCAACAATAGAAAGCTTGGCGCCTGATAAAAAAGCAAACATCCCAGAAACATTTCACAGTGCTTATGCTAATCAGCGATTTATGCTAACGATTCAAGAAGGGAAATACCATCAAGTCAAACGTATGGTGGAGGCAGCTGGCAGCGAAGTAGTCTATTTAAAGAGAATATCGGTAGGGAACTTAGTATTGGATAGTCAACTAGCGCCAGGAGATTGCAGGGAATTGACGGAGGATGAGATGGAGGGAATTCTATGA
- a CDS encoding threonine aldolase family protein, translated as MKPSFASDNYAPVHPFVMEALIEANHGHVPAYGNDQYTQAAIEAFKDIFGADIEVFFVYNGTGANTIGLTTITRSYHGVLVANTGHINVDECGAPEKFTGCKLLDIESDSGKLTVEQMQPYLHKLGEQHHSQPRVISITQGTEYGTVYSIDEIQEISDFAKQNNLLLHMDGARIANAVASQLQSIDQGHNEYDTTNQERYQWGIKLLKGMTKDAGVDVLSFGGTKNGMMFGEAVIFFNTALAHEFRFFRKQGMQLHSKMRYIGAQFQELLKNHLWLQNSLHANAMAQLLANQLRKYPKIQITQPVQANVIFATIPQEMLDILSEQFHFYVWNPDCLEVRWMTSFDTTVEDIQRFIKTIADYYAVALD; from the coding sequence ATGAAGCCCAGTTTTGCCAGTGATAACTACGCCCCAGTACATCCCTTCGTAATGGAGGCGCTCATAGAGGCGAATCATGGGCATGTTCCTGCTTACGGGAATGATCAATATACACAGGCTGCGATAGAAGCATTTAAAGATATATTTGGTGCAGATATAGAGGTATTCTTTGTGTATAACGGGACTGGTGCAAACACGATTGGTCTCACAACAATTACGCGGTCTTATCACGGCGTCCTGGTCGCCAATACTGGACATATCAATGTGGATGAATGCGGTGCGCCAGAGAAGTTTACTGGTTGCAAGCTACTAGACATAGAAAGTGATAGCGGAAAACTTACTGTAGAGCAAATGCAGCCATACCTTCATAAATTGGGTGAGCAACATCATAGCCAACCAAGAGTTATATCGATTACCCAAGGGACAGAATATGGTACGGTGTACTCAATCGATGAAATACAGGAGATTTCTGACTTTGCTAAGCAAAATAATCTGTTGTTACATATGGACGGAGCACGTATAGCAAACGCTGTAGCGTCACAATTACAATCAATCGATCAAGGGCATAATGAATACGATACAACCAATCAAGAACGCTATCAATGGGGTATCAAGCTCTTAAAAGGAATGACGAAGGATGCGGGTGTCGACGTGTTATCGTTTGGCGGGACGAAAAATGGAATGATGTTCGGAGAAGCTGTGATATTTTTCAATACAGCATTAGCCCATGAGTTTAGATTTTTCCGTAAGCAAGGGATGCAGCTTCATTCGAAAATGCGATATATTGGGGCGCAATTCCAAGAACTACTCAAGAATCATTTATGGTTGCAAAACAGCCTACATGCCAATGCTATGGCGCAATTGTTAGCAAATCAGCTGAGAAAATATCCGAAAATCCAGATTACACAGCCAGTGCAAGCAAATGTTATATTTGCAACGATTCCTCAGGAAATGCTAGACATTCTATCAGAACAATTTCATTTTTATGTTTGGAATCCCGATTGTTTAGAGGTACGGTGGATGACTTCCTTTGATACAACAGTGGAAGACATTCAGAGATTTATAAAAACGATTGCTGACTACTATGCTGTTGCATTAGATTGA
- a CDS encoding two-component system sensor histidine kinase NtrB, with the protein MKYSNLYKKLFPLSIARRYYLWILLIALIPTVGLTLITFMDAYQAGIQIYPAFIKACKFALAGLLFSLIALSFAWLIFTIFAKNLESFSLAIANNQPIAHQELVFKEITPILNALIDKEECNREIVNQLRSSEDHFRQLFHSNPLPCMLLEYHTGLCVDANERFLSFTKIPREELLHKNVSFRQFLTEDTYEKLVYLVRNSQRITNTEVAFITMDNNNKIALLSIERLEIREQQLLFCTLVDITDYTLMQSDIMKLEKYKLIGQMAGSIAHEIRNPLTTVKGFLQLLSTKKAYEQDSHYFMLMLQEIDRTSSIINDYLSLAKETPLSPELKSLNPIIENLFPIIEEQANNFDIQVTLDLTKHSLVLIDTREVRQLILYLVQNACEAMKAGQTLTISTGQTNHDVFIKIKDDGPGIPDSILDRMGTPFISTKEKHVGLGLAVCQSIIDRHHGSMEISTGSWGTIVTLHFPTAYDKDFNLMQQHSSQQSFL; encoded by the coding sequence ATGAAATATAGTAATCTGTATAAAAAGCTATTTCCATTATCGATTGCTCGAAGGTATTACTTATGGATTCTACTCATTGCATTAATCCCAACCGTTGGCTTAACGCTAATTACTTTTATGGATGCTTATCAAGCCGGCATCCAAATCTACCCCGCCTTTATAAAAGCTTGTAAGTTTGCCCTAGCAGGACTCTTATTCTCCCTTATAGCTTTATCCTTCGCATGGTTAATTTTTACGATATTTGCAAAGAATTTAGAATCATTTTCTTTAGCCATTGCGAATAATCAACCAATCGCCCATCAAGAGTTAGTCTTTAAGGAAATCACCCCCATCTTAAACGCCTTAATTGATAAGGAGGAATGCAATCGAGAGATTGTCAACCAGTTACGTTCTTCTGAGGACCATTTCCGGCAATTGTTCCACAGTAACCCCTTGCCTTGTATGCTATTAGAATACCATACAGGCCTTTGTGTCGATGCTAATGAGCGCTTCTTGAGTTTCACTAAGATTCCTAGAGAAGAGCTTTTGCACAAGAATGTTTCGTTCCGCCAATTTCTTACTGAGGATACTTATGAAAAGCTTGTGTACCTTGTTCGCAACTCACAACGCATCACAAATACGGAAGTTGCCTTTATAACCATGGATAACAACAATAAGATAGCCTTACTTTCTATAGAGAGGCTAGAAATACGCGAGCAACAGCTTTTATTTTGCACACTAGTCGACATCACCGATTATACACTGATGCAAAGCGATATAATGAAATTAGAGAAATACAAATTGATTGGTCAAATGGCCGGCTCGATTGCCCATGAAATTCGCAATCCGTTGACAACAGTGAAGGGGTTCTTACAGCTCTTATCTACTAAGAAGGCCTATGAGCAAGACAGCCATTATTTCATGTTAATGTTACAGGAAATTGACCGAACTAGTAGCATTATCAACGATTATTTATCTTTGGCGAAGGAGACCCCTTTATCGCCCGAATTAAAAAGTTTAAATCCAATCATCGAAAATCTATTCCCAATCATTGAGGAGCAAGCTAATAATTTTGATATCCAAGTAACGCTTGATTTAACAAAGCATTCTTTGGTGCTTATCGACACTCGAGAAGTTCGACAGTTGATACTATACTTAGTACAAAACGCCTGCGAGGCAATGAAAGCGGGGCAGACATTAACAATCAGTACTGGCCAAACCAATCATGATGTCTTCATCAAAATAAAAGACGACGGCCCAGGTATACCGGATAGTATACTGGACCGAATGGGAACACCTTTTATTTCAACGAAAGAGAAGCATGTAGGATTAGGGTTAGCTGTATGCCAATCGATTATCGATCGTCATCATGGCTCTATGGAAATTTCCACTGGTTCTTGGGGGACAATCGTGACTTTGCATTTCCCTACTGCATATGATAAAGATTTCAATCTAATGCAACAGCATAGTAGTCAGCAATCGTTTTTATAA
- a CDS encoding DUF3153 domain-containing protein, which produces MRHISIKGCLFVVLLSVLLVLTGCAEGTFHITIHKDYSADLRYQVGVNQGVAGFLVLAQENPMLELKRRAEIYGYSVTGYTDASSTGIIAERHVESIINFDAQEVDVLVAGLIDNSSGENKENFRFYEEKGFFTNRYQVEANIDLRNLNFLDNQEINFLGSKMLEQMNLQCIVTLPIKVIKHNAHETKDEGYTLVWNLKAGAENPIILQASVPNIKNIITFIIATILLVMGFFFIIKKT; this is translated from the coding sequence GTGAGACATATAAGCATAAAAGGGTGTCTATTTGTAGTATTGCTCAGTGTGTTGTTAGTGTTAACAGGTTGTGCGGAAGGGACATTTCACATTACGATTCATAAGGATTATAGTGCTGACTTGCGCTATCAAGTTGGTGTGAATCAAGGTGTAGCGGGGTTTCTAGTGTTAGCGCAAGAGAACCCAATGCTAGAATTGAAACGTAGGGCTGAGATTTACGGATACTCTGTTACCGGCTATACAGACGCTAGTTCTACAGGCATCATAGCAGAGCGGCATGTAGAATCTATTATTAACTTCGACGCACAAGAAGTCGACGTGCTGGTTGCTGGACTAATTGATAATAGTAGCGGTGAAAACAAAGAGAATTTCCGTTTTTATGAAGAGAAGGGATTTTTCACGAATCGTTATCAGGTTGAGGCGAACATTGACTTGAGAAACCTTAACTTTCTAGATAACCAAGAAATAAATTTCCTCGGGAGTAAGATGTTAGAACAAATGAATTTGCAATGTATCGTCACACTACCGATTAAGGTTATCAAGCATAATGCCCATGAAACGAAAGATGAGGGATACACATTGGTTTGGAATCTGAAGGCTGGGGCGGAGAATCCAATCATACTTCAAGCAAGCGTTCCTAATATAAAGAACATCATAACTTTTATAATTGCGACAATTCTATTAGTAATGGGTTTTTTCTTTATTATAAAGAAAACTTAG
- a CDS encoding metal ABC transporter solute-binding protein, Zn/Mn family, whose product MMNGLVYNAINTKRRIRSVIMILVLLVGLVFAGCSNHANPTNNAQRESKSPESIDNNRNTLTVYTTTLANYEFTKVIGGEFVEVNNIVPVGVDSHDFEPSAQTMIGIAKADLVVYNGGGFELWIDKLHEAVGKESHVILLDTTQDMKLMESDEVHADDMHESDIDHKDDHEHGFLEELWHTVRGWFSDSHDHDHDAHDHGDFDPHVWLNPLLAIEQADKIAKTLAHIDPANAEYYQTNSMNLKQQLLDLDAEFENALNDMPNHKFFVSHKGYSYLAERYGLEQVAINGIHPGAEPSQKEIQTIIDEMKALGIQHLFFETTVSNKIANVIKDEIGADVLFLHPLENYTEQDIQNQETYFTLMRKNLGNLVMAFAE is encoded by the coding sequence ATGATGAATGGACTGGTTTATAATGCAATTAATACAAAGAGAAGGATTCGAAGCGTAATTATGATTCTAGTGTTGCTAGTAGGATTGGTATTCGCTGGTTGCTCCAATCACGCGAATCCTACGAACAATGCACAACGCGAAAGTAAGTCGCCGGAGAGTATAGATAACAATCGTAATACATTAACCGTATATACAACAACCCTAGCGAACTACGAATTCACAAAAGTTATAGGCGGAGAGTTTGTGGAGGTTAACAATATCGTTCCAGTAGGAGTAGATTCCCATGACTTTGAACCTTCAGCTCAGACAATGATAGGTATAGCGAAAGCAGACTTAGTTGTATATAATGGTGGGGGATTTGAGTTATGGATTGATAAACTCCATGAAGCAGTGGGGAAAGAGAGTCACGTAATTTTGCTAGATACGACGCAAGATATGAAGTTAATGGAATCGGACGAAGTGCATGCTGACGATATGCATGAAAGCGATATCGATCACAAGGACGACCATGAACACGGCTTTTTAGAAGAATTATGGCATACAGTGCGGGGTTGGTTTTCTGATTCCCACGACCATGATCATGATGCACACGACCATGGGGATTTCGATCCACATGTATGGTTAAACCCATTGCTAGCAATAGAGCAGGCAGATAAAATTGCCAAGACGTTGGCGCACATTGATCCAGCGAATGCAGAGTACTATCAAACGAATTCTATGAATCTTAAGCAGCAATTACTAGATTTAGATGCAGAGTTTGAAAATGCTCTGAACGATATGCCGAATCATAAGTTTTTTGTTTCCCATAAGGGATATTCGTATTTAGCAGAACGTTATGGATTAGAACAAGTTGCGATTAATGGCATTCATCCAGGGGCAGAACCAAGCCAAAAAGAGATACAGACAATCATCGATGAAATGAAAGCGCTTGGAATCCAACACCTTTTCTTCGAGACGACGGTAAGTAATAAGATAGCAAATGTAATTAAAGATGAGATTGGTGCTGATGTATTGTTTTTACACCCGTTAGAGAATTATACGGAACAGGATATCCAGAACCAAGAGACATATTTCACACTTATGAGAAAGAATTTGGGAAATCTAGTAATGGCGTTTGCAGAATAG
- a CDS encoding metal ABC transporter ATP-binding protein, whose product MILQLSNIFFQYDTRVVLRNVNLSVEAGDFLGIVGPNGSGKSTLLKTMMGLISPDQGEVKLFGKSIKEFREWHRIGYIPQKVNSLNVGFPATVFEVVSMGLTGKKGMLNRLSKADDAEVEATIALVGLQKKRNDLIGTLSGGQLQRVFIARALVSKPDVMIFDEPTVGVDANSMESFYQLLEDLHRHHKKTIVLVSHDIGAITTRVNKVACINRELYYHGDHLGFIENQQQILAQAYQHSITLIEHGHKTECSC is encoded by the coding sequence ATGATCCTTCAATTAAGCAATATATTTTTCCAATATGATACTCGGGTTGTCTTACGTAATGTCAACTTATCTGTGGAAGCGGGAGATTTTCTCGGTATCGTTGGGCCTAACGGTTCTGGGAAATCGACATTGTTAAAAACAATGATGGGACTAATCAGCCCTGACCAGGGGGAAGTTAAACTTTTTGGTAAAAGCATAAAGGAGTTTCGTGAGTGGCATAGAATTGGTTACATACCTCAAAAGGTGAACAGCTTAAATGTAGGATTTCCTGCAACGGTATTTGAAGTGGTTTCTATGGGATTAACAGGGAAAAAGGGAATGTTGAATCGCTTATCGAAGGCAGATGACGCAGAAGTGGAAGCGACCATCGCATTAGTCGGATTACAGAAAAAGCGGAACGATCTGATTGGTACTCTATCAGGGGGACAACTACAAAGGGTATTTATCGCGCGGGCTTTGGTATCAAAGCCCGATGTCATGATTTTTGATGAGCCAACTGTCGGTGTAGATGCCAACTCGATGGAAAGCTTTTATCAACTATTAGAAGATTTACATCGTCATCATAAGAAAACGATTGTTTTGGTCAGTCATGATATTGGTGCGATTACCACGAGAGTGAATAAGGTGGCATGTATCAATCGAGAATTGTACTATCATGGTGATCATCTGGGATTTATAGAAAATCAACAACAAATTCTCGCACAAGCGTATCAGCATTCTATCACACTCATTGAACATGGTCACAAAACGGAATGTTCATGCTAA